Proteins encoded together in one Mus musculus strain C57BL/6J chromosome 16, GRCm38.p6 C57BL/6J window:
- the Chodl gene encoding chondrolectin isoform 1 precursor (isoform 1 precursor is encoded by transcript variant 1): MIRIASLLLGAALLCAQGAFARRVVSGQKVCFADVKHPCYKMAYFHELSSRVSFQEARLACESEGGVLLSLENEAEQKLIESMLQNLTKPGTGISDGDFWIGLLRSGDGQTSGACPDLYQWSDGSSSQFRNWYTDEPSCGSEKCVVMYHQPTANPGLGGPYLYQWNDDRCNMKHNYICKYEPEIHPTEPAEKPYLTNQPEETHENVVVTEAGIIPNLIYVIIPTIPLLLLILVALGTCCFQMLHKSKGRSKTSPNQSTLWISKSTRKESGMEV, translated from the exons ATGATCCGCATCGCCTCACTCTTGCTGGGAGCTGCGCTGCTCTGTGCCCAGGGAGCCTTTGCCCGAAGGGTGGTCAGTG gTCAAAAGGTGTGTTTTGCTGATGTGAAACATCCCTGCTACAAAATGGCGTACTTCCATGAACTGTCTAGCCGGGTGAGCTTCCAGGAAGCAAGGCTGGCTTGTGAAAGTGAAGGGGGTGTCCTCCTGAGTCTTGAGAATGAAGCTGAACAGAAGTTAATAGAGAGCATGCTTCAGAACCTGACAAAACCCGGAACAGGTATTTCAGATGGTGACTTCTGGATAGGACTTTTGAGAAGCGGAGATGGCCAAACATCGGGTGCCTGCCCAGATCTCTACCAGTGGTCTGATGGAAGCAGCTCCCAGTTCCG AAACTGGTACACTGATGAACCTTCTTGTGGGAGTGAAAAATGTGTAGTCATGTACCACCAACCAACTGCCAATCCTGGCCTAGGAGGTCCCTACCTTTACCAGTGGAATGACGACAGGTGCAACATGAAGCACAATTACATCTGCAAGTATGAACCAG AGATTCATCCAACAGAGCCCGCTGAAAAGCCGTATCTTACAAACCAACCTGAAGAGACCCATGAAAATGTGGTTGTTACTGAAGCAG gcATAATTCCCAATCTAATCTATGTTATTATACCAACGATTCCGCTGCTCTTACTGATACTGGTTGCTTTGGGAACCTGCTGTTTCCAGATGTTGCATAAAAG taaaggaAGATCAAAAACTAGCCCGAATCAGTCTACACTGTGGATTTCAAAAAGCACGAGGAAGGAAAGTGGCATGGAGGTATAA
- the Chodl gene encoding chondrolectin isoform X3: MIRIASLLLGAALLCAQGAFARRVVSGQKVCFADVKHPCYKMAYFHELSSRVSFQEARLACESEGGVLLSLENEAEQKLIESMLQNLTKPGTGISDGDFWIGLLRSGDGQTSGACPDLYQWSDGSSSQFRNWYTDEPSCGSEKCVVMYHQPTANPGLGGPYLYQWNDDRCNMKHNYICKYEPEIHPTEPAEKPYLTNQPEETHENVVVTEAGIIPNLIYVIIPTIPLLLLILVALGTCCFQMLHKRKARRHFIKDSTPLSSECLAESLNSNL, from the exons ATGATCCGCATCGCCTCACTCTTGCTGGGAGCTGCGCTGCTCTGTGCCCAGGGAGCCTTTGCCCGAAGGGTGGTCAGTG gTCAAAAGGTGTGTTTTGCTGATGTGAAACATCCCTGCTACAAAATGGCGTACTTCCATGAACTGTCTAGCCGGGTGAGCTTCCAGGAAGCAAGGCTGGCTTGTGAAAGTGAAGGGGGTGTCCTCCTGAGTCTTGAGAATGAAGCTGAACAGAAGTTAATAGAGAGCATGCTTCAGAACCTGACAAAACCCGGAACAGGTATTTCAGATGGTGACTTCTGGATAGGACTTTTGAGAAGCGGAGATGGCCAAACATCGGGTGCCTGCCCAGATCTCTACCAGTGGTCTGATGGAAGCAGCTCCCAGTTCCG AAACTGGTACACTGATGAACCTTCTTGTGGGAGTGAAAAATGTGTAGTCATGTACCACCAACCAACTGCCAATCCTGGCCTAGGAGGTCCCTACCTTTACCAGTGGAATGACGACAGGTGCAACATGAAGCACAATTACATCTGCAAGTATGAACCAG AGATTCATCCAACAGAGCCCGCTGAAAAGCCGTATCTTACAAACCAACCTGAAGAGACCCATGAAAATGTGGTTGTTACTGAAGCAG gcATAATTCCCAATCTAATCTATGTTATTATACCAACGATTCCGCTGCTCTTACTGATACTGGTTGCTTTGGGAACCTGCTGTTTCCAGATGTTGCATAAAAG gAAAGCAAGGAGACACTTCATCAAAGACTCCACTCCATTATCATCTGAGTGCCTTGCAGAAAGTTTAAATTCCAATCTG taa
- the Chodl gene encoding chondrolectin isoform X1 yields the protein MIRIASLLLGAALLCAQGAFARRVVSGQKVCFADVKHPCYKMAYFHELSSRVSFQEARLACESEGGVLLSLENEAEQKLIESMLQNLTKPGTGISDGDFWIGLLRSGDGQTSGACPDLYQWSDGSSSQFRNWYTDEPSCGSEKCVVMYHQPTANPGLGGPYLYQWNDDRCNMKHNYICKYEPEIHPTEPAEKPYLTNQPEETHENVVVTEAGIIPNLIYVIIPTIPLLLLILVALGTCCFQMLHKRKARRHFIKDSTPLSSECLAESLNSNLVHMAGSLIPYHFQNNSPSLN from the exons ATGATCCGCATCGCCTCACTCTTGCTGGGAGCTGCGCTGCTCTGTGCCCAGGGAGCCTTTGCCCGAAGGGTGGTCAGTG gTCAAAAGGTGTGTTTTGCTGATGTGAAACATCCCTGCTACAAAATGGCGTACTTCCATGAACTGTCTAGCCGGGTGAGCTTCCAGGAAGCAAGGCTGGCTTGTGAAAGTGAAGGGGGTGTCCTCCTGAGTCTTGAGAATGAAGCTGAACAGAAGTTAATAGAGAGCATGCTTCAGAACCTGACAAAACCCGGAACAGGTATTTCAGATGGTGACTTCTGGATAGGACTTTTGAGAAGCGGAGATGGCCAAACATCGGGTGCCTGCCCAGATCTCTACCAGTGGTCTGATGGAAGCAGCTCCCAGTTCCG AAACTGGTACACTGATGAACCTTCTTGTGGGAGTGAAAAATGTGTAGTCATGTACCACCAACCAACTGCCAATCCTGGCCTAGGAGGTCCCTACCTTTACCAGTGGAATGACGACAGGTGCAACATGAAGCACAATTACATCTGCAAGTATGAACCAG AGATTCATCCAACAGAGCCCGCTGAAAAGCCGTATCTTACAAACCAACCTGAAGAGACCCATGAAAATGTGGTTGTTACTGAAGCAG gcATAATTCCCAATCTAATCTATGTTATTATACCAACGATTCCGCTGCTCTTACTGATACTGGTTGCTTTGGGAACCTGCTGTTTCCAGATGTTGCATAAAAG gAAAGCAAGGAGACACTTCATCAAAGACTCCACTCCATTATCATCTGAGTGCCTTGCAGAAAGTTTAAATTCCAATCTGGTACACATGGCGGGTTCTCTCATTCCATACCATTTCCAAAATAACTCTCCTTCCCTTAACTAG
- the Chodl gene encoding chondrolectin isoform X2 → MIRIASLLLGAALLCAQGAFARRVVSGQKVCFADVKHPCYKMAYFHELSSRVSFQEARLACESEGGVLLSLENEAEQKLIESMLQNLTKPGTGISDGDFWIGLLRSGDGQTSGACPDLYQWSDGSSSQFRNWYTDEPSCGSEKCVVMYHQPTANPGLGGPYLYQWNDDRCNMKHNYICKYEPEIHPTEPAEKPYLTNQPEETHENVVVTEAGIIPNLIYVIIPTIPLLLLILVALGTCCFQMLHKRKARRHFIKDSTPLSSECLAESLNSNLEWKVFSGGKKNS, encoded by the exons ATGATCCGCATCGCCTCACTCTTGCTGGGAGCTGCGCTGCTCTGTGCCCAGGGAGCCTTTGCCCGAAGGGTGGTCAGTG gTCAAAAGGTGTGTTTTGCTGATGTGAAACATCCCTGCTACAAAATGGCGTACTTCCATGAACTGTCTAGCCGGGTGAGCTTCCAGGAAGCAAGGCTGGCTTGTGAAAGTGAAGGGGGTGTCCTCCTGAGTCTTGAGAATGAAGCTGAACAGAAGTTAATAGAGAGCATGCTTCAGAACCTGACAAAACCCGGAACAGGTATTTCAGATGGTGACTTCTGGATAGGACTTTTGAGAAGCGGAGATGGCCAAACATCGGGTGCCTGCCCAGATCTCTACCAGTGGTCTGATGGAAGCAGCTCCCAGTTCCG AAACTGGTACACTGATGAACCTTCTTGTGGGAGTGAAAAATGTGTAGTCATGTACCACCAACCAACTGCCAATCCTGGCCTAGGAGGTCCCTACCTTTACCAGTGGAATGACGACAGGTGCAACATGAAGCACAATTACATCTGCAAGTATGAACCAG AGATTCATCCAACAGAGCCCGCTGAAAAGCCGTATCTTACAAACCAACCTGAAGAGACCCATGAAAATGTGGTTGTTACTGAAGCAG gcATAATTCCCAATCTAATCTATGTTATTATACCAACGATTCCGCTGCTCTTACTGATACTGGTTGCTTTGGGAACCTGCTGTTTCCAGATGTTGCATAAAAG gAAAGCAAGGAGACACTTCATCAAAGACTCCACTCCATTATCATCTGAGTGCCTTGCAGAAAGTTTAAATTCCAATCTG GAATGGAAAGTATTCTCAGGAGGGAAGAAGAACTCATAA
- the Chodl gene encoding chondrolectin isoform 2 precursor (isoform 2 precursor is encoded by transcript variant 2): MIRIASLLLGAALLCAQGAFARRVVSGQKVCFADVKHPCYKMAYFHELSSRVSFQEARLACESEGGVLLSLENEAEQKLIESMLQNLTKPGTGISDGDFWIGLLRSGDGQTSGACPDLYQWSDGSSSQFRNWYTDEPSCGSEKCVVMYHQPTANPGLGGPYLYQWNDDRCNMKHNYICKYEPEPAEKPYLTNQPEETHENVVVTEAGIIPNLIYVIIPTIPLLLLILVALGTCCFQMLHKSKGRSKTSPNQSTLWISKSTRKESGMEV, from the exons ATGATCCGCATCGCCTCACTCTTGCTGGGAGCTGCGCTGCTCTGTGCCCAGGGAGCCTTTGCCCGAAGGGTGGTCAGTG gTCAAAAGGTGTGTTTTGCTGATGTGAAACATCCCTGCTACAAAATGGCGTACTTCCATGAACTGTCTAGCCGGGTGAGCTTCCAGGAAGCAAGGCTGGCTTGTGAAAGTGAAGGGGGTGTCCTCCTGAGTCTTGAGAATGAAGCTGAACAGAAGTTAATAGAGAGCATGCTTCAGAACCTGACAAAACCCGGAACAGGTATTTCAGATGGTGACTTCTGGATAGGACTTTTGAGAAGCGGAGATGGCCAAACATCGGGTGCCTGCCCAGATCTCTACCAGTGGTCTGATGGAAGCAGCTCCCAGTTCCG AAACTGGTACACTGATGAACCTTCTTGTGGGAGTGAAAAATGTGTAGTCATGTACCACCAACCAACTGCCAATCCTGGCCTAGGAGGTCCCTACCTTTACCAGTGGAATGACGACAGGTGCAACATGAAGCACAATTACATCTGCAAGTATGAACCAG AGCCCGCTGAAAAGCCGTATCTTACAAACCAACCTGAAGAGACCCATGAAAATGTGGTTGTTACTGAAGCAG gcATAATTCCCAATCTAATCTATGTTATTATACCAACGATTCCGCTGCTCTTACTGATACTGGTTGCTTTGGGAACCTGCTGTTTCCAGATGTTGCATAAAAG taaaggaAGATCAAAAACTAGCCCGAATCAGTCTACACTGTGGATTTCAAAAAGCACGAGGAAGGAAAGTGGCATGGAGGTATAA